tttccAACAATATTTGTTCAACAATTTACAGTATTACATACagatttcaacaaaaaattgaaaatattttgatttagcAAAAGGGTCCAGACAGAACTTTACCATTGAAttgaacaaatattttcaacatgTCTCTGTAGTGAATTGAAGAAAGAACAGAGACATGTGActtagagagaagagaaaggcaTGGCCATGGTCCATGGGACTCAGAGaacgaaaagaaaagaaaagaatgaggcGGCTGGACTGAGAAGGGCAAAGACCAGAGAGAAAATTGGGGAAGGAACGAagggtagagagaaaaaattgaaacgAGAAAGGAAGAGACAAACAGAGAAAAacttgagagagaaaaatgggGAGAGCGGCGgctgaagaaagaaaagggaagctGAAGAAAAGGGAAGATTAAACAGGGGTATTTCGGTATTTATGCTACTactagggttttaaaaaattaaatagcaaaaaatacaAACGTCCCGCACGAGGGCTCGAACCTGGGATCAGCTAGCTTAATCATAAGGAGCATACCATTAAGGCCACTGATCAGTTATGTAATAATGTtacataagtatatatatattcggtcggttcggttcggtttcAGGTGAAAAAATCCAGCACCGAAACcaaaaccgaaaatttcggtttttaaaaaatgaaaccaaaacCGAACTGAAAATTTGGCAACAGTTCGGTCGGTTTGTTCGGTTCATCagttttttgcacacccctacaTGTATACATAAATTAGATTGAAGTAAATATAAGAGTATCTTCAATGTAATAGTACTGTTAGCCTTTGTATTCCAAATGATGAAAGAAGGAATATTTGTCTTCAAAGGTTTGTTGAGAAATAATACTGAAGCAGTTTTATAGTCTTGTTGGCTGTGTTTTGAATCATTAAATTGCTGAAACCTTGAAATGCCATTGAATTCATTCTATCCAGGTTTGCCATATTATCCACAACGTCAATGGAAATTTCATATGCAACAAAGAATCTTGtccttatttttctatttttcccttttcaaaTTTCAGACTTGTTCAGAATGACCAGGTCTTCGGCTTCTGCTGTTTGTCTTGAATCATCGtcattatttatgtatataaatCCTATAATACTTATATTAGGTTTCAAGAAAAGCTCTCCATTCTGCAGTTTTAAGAAAAGCTCAATAGATAGAGTTGCTACATAATTTGTGTATTCAGATTCAGGTTGAAACTATTGTTTGGATTTCTATTAGATAGAATAACTagtccatttctctctcttcttttttttgcatGTCATTGCAAAGTGCTTATCTAAAGAAGAGACAGCTGGCCTAAAAGAAATGTTCAAAACGATAGACACGGACAATAGCGGTCAAATTACTTATGAAGAACTCAAGGCTTGTTTGAAAAGAGTAGGAGCTAATCTTAAGGAGTCTGAAATTTTAGCTATTACTCCATggtaatatttattatataggTGTAGAAGTTAATAAAGTATGTCAGTTTAACAGATCTTTAAAGCTactaacttaaaattttaagtgtGTGTTACTTTCAACTAAGGGACTCATGAGCTTGTTCAGTCATTCGATATTGACTCGCCTAGAACATTTGCAATATTAGTGAGATATTAATTGGGATAGAAGATTATAAAAGGATAGCAATCaagatttttgtaatttaattgcTTGTTGGGGCAACTGCACACAGaacaattttatattgtttGGCTAGTCAACCACTCCATGATATGGATTTGGAATCTGGAGTCTTAATTAGAGGGCCTGTGCTAGTAGAGGTTTTGAGAGGAGGTTATGAATTTATAGCTTCTGAGCTTCATGCCATAAAGAATTGTTAACGAGTATTGGCATATGAGAAACCATGCCTATACAATAATTGTAAACTTGAcccaatttatatttttgggctTCATGCCATAAAGAATAGAGGCTTGGGCGCTCGGctttctcttcattttatttgttatccaTATTTTGGGcctgttttgtgttttgtttataATGAAGAGTTTAGTTATGGCTGGCTCATGGCTGGACGTTTCACGTTTGGTTTGggccttcaagtttttttttttttttttaagcctgcGTTTTTGGCTGGCTCATCAGtgtatcatttattttatttttttaagcctgcgtgttttgtttatattttgtttatttgtgtttttttagttAGTGGTaatatattaaaggaaaaattacactttaccaccctaaactatactccggattacactttgcaccctaaactattcgAATGCACACTTTACACCCTAAACTATTAcatttgttacactttgcagCCCGatgttaattttattgttatgtTGGATGGAAATCTTGAGCACATGACTTGCACATGTGTATTGCTTAAGTGGCACAAAGTCAAAagaccaaaacccccctctttccaattaattaaaaacaaaaagttatttctttattttttttacccaactctctctttccctctcttgTGCGTGCGTAGCAACTCCTCTTcccaaatcaaatcatcaatggCACCACTACTGCTCCACTAGGACCACCACTGCAACGAATGGCCAACTTGACCTCTTGAATATAAATGGTTAAATGGTCTTTACAAGAGCCACTGAACATGTCCCTGAGGGAAAGTGAAAAACAACCTTTTCCTTAATAGTTAATATGTGGCTTTGCCAATTCCACGAGGCTGCCAATTTTATGGCACTGGatctttaattaatattaacttGTAAGCCATATATCAGCTTTTTGATAGCCACTTACTGCAAAAAGGAGTGCAGACTTACCTTgaacttaattataatattcAATGGAAAGACATAATTTCAAATGCTCACTTGATGGTGGAGTGGTGGTGGTGCCattgataattttgttttggggaTTTAGGGTTTCACAAATTTtgattggagagagagagagctaggtaaaaaataaagaaataaatttttgtttttaattaattgaaaagAGGGGTTTTTGGTCTTTTGACTTTGTGCCACTTAAGTAATACACATGTGCAAGTCATGTGCTCAAGATTTCCATCCAGCATAATAGTAAAATTAACGtcagggtgcaaagtgtaacaaatataatagtttagggtgcaaaatgtgcattcgaatagtttagggtgcaaagtgtaatctagggtatagtttagggtggtaaagtgtaattttccctaTATTAAATAAGTCTTTATTTATGCAGGCTGAaattgctaaaaacttgttattgttcgataaaattacaacaatgctttttatataaatcaaattctatttctcatttactctacacttgaaagttattttttattttagtctttataaatatattgtttgattagaaatgtgtactagaaaatatgcatatggatataaaaaacttttaaaaaaataaaaatttaattaataaatttgcatctcaaaaggcaagaagaataagttttaaatgaaatatattataatataaaaatattaaataaacattaatttaattaatatataagtataaaaaaataaaaaaataaaaaaataaaagtctcatttttaattcttacTTTAGACCCCAAAATGTCTATGGCCAACTCTGCCCTTAAAGAAGCAGCTGAGCTGTAGAACACCAGAAAACACGACCTACGCCATCAAAACCTGAAAAACTCAGCTAACATAACACATATAACAGAAACAAAGGCCAACTAGAATCAAGGCTCAAAAACAGGAAAGGGATCTTGTTGTTATCATTGAgttaataaaagttaaatactaggggtaaaaaaaaaagggaaggtgTTTTCTTCTTCATATCACTAACAACATGATGGATagtgttttgaaaatgaaaatcaaaCAATAATCCCTCCTTAAtgttatgttattttttataagaggGATTAGCCACATGGATGATTGGGATGCATGCTATTACTTCGAGCGgtataaattttctatttctccgaattattttgatatatgaGAACAACAATGCATTCtattatatcttaaaaaaatgatgtgactAGAACTGCTTTCTGAGAGAGCTCGCTTGAAAAACTGCTCTCGTCTCATTGCATGAATGTGCTATAGGCAAGAATATTTAAAAGGGCTATAATGTTTCAGAGAATTTCGTTAGCTCCCATAAGACTATGGAATAATGTTGTATTActgaattatattttaaatctgATGTTTTACTAAATTGCAGGCAGATATTGATAACAGTGGAACCATTGATTATGGAGAATTCATTGCTGCAACATTGCATCTGaacaaaattgagagagaggatCATCTATTTGCAGCTTTTTCCTACTTCGATAAGGATGGAAGTGGTTTTATTACTGCTGATGAGATTCAAAAAGCTTGTGAGGAGTTTGGCATAGAAGATGTTCGCCTGGAAGATTTGATCCAAGAAGTTGATCAGGACAACgtgtgtgttttcttttatCATATCTTCTCAATAGTACTATGGTAAAGGATTGAAAGAACAATCTTTATGGCCTTCCAACCCTTCTTCGCTACTTGCTTCTGAGACCTTGACAACTCAGTAAAACCTGATTAGGGTAGCACTTCGGTCAAGCTATATGTCCATCCAAGAGAACTTGAAATTCATTTTAAGTTGGATTTGACTAAAGGTTTTTTCTGATGAAAATTAAGTACAATTTAATAAGCTAAAACTATCATACCATTGTGATTAGGCATTTGGAGCAGGGAGGGGGGGTTGAGATATGGATTTTTTCTTGTTGATCTTCCTAAATAATAAGATGATACAGTTTTTGCAACTATTTAGTTTTTTGCCTGAAGGCCATTTCTGTGCAATGGTTGATGGCTGCATTTGATGCAAAAAAGCCTAAATATTAGGTTCCAGACCAGATTGACATGACTGGCACTGCATATTGTTCTTTCCATTCACATAGTGTAGAGTAGTAAGTTTCATTCAGCCAGCCCATGAGTCTTGACACCAAGTGGTAAAAAGGTAGGTGGAATTAGATCAGGTATTAGGTGCAAGTCCTGCCAAGGAGAAGAAATTCACTATTCAGCAATTTGCTCATTCCTTTCATGTGTGATGCCTATAATCATTTGTTTCTATCAATTTTGCAGGATGGAGCAATAGATTACAATGAGTTTGTGGCGATGATGCGAAAAGGAGACCCAGGGGCGGAGCCACTTGGCATGGCTCCCCCAAAAAATTTTTAACGTCCATTagagtttataaaaaatttacatcccccccccccccccccaaaattatTTCAAccattctttatttcttttagaGTTCTAGTCCAATGcaatttcaaataaaagaagaacCTTGGCCCACATCCAGCCCCACCAGCCAGCCCCAAAttcctaataaaataaaatttttctcctTTAAACTAAACACACTTTCAACCCAGCCCAACCCCAAATCTAAAATGcctaatcaaacaaaacaaaggcaTCTTCAAATTTTAATCCTCACCGTTAGAAAATAGGAGAAAACAATCTGATTGTCACGCCTAtgccttgtttttttttcccttttgttctCAATTCACGCCTCCATAGTGTCACACCTGACGCCTCTCCTTAGAAACAATCTCCTCAGACCTCGTCCGCTTGTCGTGACGCCGCAAACTCCACCAGCCCGCTAACTTGTTCATCACctctcaagctctcatctcAATCTCAATTCCTCAAGGTATCTCATTCTCATCTCACTTCTCTCTTTTGTTCTCTACAACTGAAGTCTAAGTAGCAGaatagaaatatcaaatatgtgTATGTGAATATGTGAATATCCCTTTGCCAGCAAAGCGATTTATGCTTATTTGACTTtgtctttttgtgtttattgttattgtatTCTTTATTCTTGACCCACTGACTCCACTGCCTCGATGAATTTTGGCTTTTGTGTTGTTTATCTCTTCAGTTGGGGTAGGGTGGGGCTTGCATTGTGTAATTGGGTAGTAAAGTaagtaaattataaatgaaaaaaaaaaaaaatctatggaaGGCAATTGGGGTGAGGGCTGTGAGTTTGtgtattttgtttatgttgtttgtttatacttttgattgatttgtttatttaattttttttatcctaaaAGGTCATTACTTAACTAAAGGtgtatttatattataattcatGTAAGAAGGAATTTtatatgataatttattatatctCTCTCACAAGTTAGTTATGAAGCTGTTAAAAACAAGACTTCGCAATAGAAGGGAGGAAGAGCTTTTGGCAAATAATATAATAGTTTATATAGAGAAAGAAATTGCAGGGAATTTCACTGtagagatgataatggatgaattttattccatgaaaaatcATCGCCAGGCATGATTTGATGTGAATATTCTTTTTTGTATGTCTTCATTGAACTATACAGTTTTTCATGTTCATTAATGTACAAAAATATGATGATATatgaaagttgataattttgtattcaaTAGACTTATGAATTATATTTAGTATATCACTACTACAACCCGGCCCCCCTAAGTAATTATTCCTAGCTACGCCCATGGAGACCCTGTAGGTGTTGGTAAGAAGGGTCTAGAAAATAGTTTCAGCATTGGATTTAGAGAGGTTCTAGGACTGTATTCTCAAAGGAAGCAGGTGGATTCttgattctttcttctttgttttaacCTTTTGAGGGATCAAAGATTGCATAGTAGGAGCCTTGGTGCTTATCTAAGAAGCAGCAATGCTTTTTTAGAGTGTAACTGTTGGATTTATTCAGATTTCATGTACTGTGAGTTTGGAAACAGCAATCAGCCCTTCAATTGTATTGCATCATACTTTGCAAAGGAAAAAACTTGTATGGTATTTTTAGTGTTGCCCTTTTCCTGTATTCAAATTGGTTATGGCAGAAACATTCGGACATTCTTGGAAGTGCAACAatatgttctttttttattggtataTACATGCATCTAGGGGGTTTTGGATCCACAATCTCACATTAATTCAACCTGTTTTTAAGGAATGGAGGCAAAAATATGCACTaggtatagtttttttttttttttagtacagcAACAACAACCAAGTTGCTACTATTAGTGGAGGATAAGAATACATGTGCTCGGACCCTGAGAATTCATAGTCAACCCTAGAAAATTTAGGACTAAGGCtctgttattgttattgttgtatttttgtataaataataagatgtgtaaaagcaaaacaattctttaaaaaaaggggtaagattttaaaaagttatagaaaccgaatttaaaattaagaagaaataaaaaggaaaaaagctgCAAAATTTGTCTAGCCCAAACAAATATGTTGGTTTTTACCATTTTTCTGTTTCTTCTATTTTCTCATAATTGGTAAAGTAAACCCACTCATAATCACAAGTGGTAATTTGGTGCCCCCATAAGCTCTCTCGCGTATGCTTTTCGAGCACCTACTTATTCCCCTAGGTTTGCCCCACATGTACAGAGAGTATTAAACTTTCTCATATTGGGCACCACCCACAAATAAACCCCAAACCTAGGGTCGTCCATGGGTCGAGTCAAATCAGGTTTGGGGTTGACCCGCAATCAACCCAATTGAATCAGGTGTTCAAAAAATGGACCTGCAACCGATCGAATATTCAGGTCGGACTAGGTAGCTCAAGTCATCGGTTAAGCAAGTTGGAGGTGTTAGGTGATTTCGAGTTTGAAGAACATAGAAgaaatcaaactcaaactcaaacccaaagAACACAGCTTACAACCACAATCCAAAGCTAGGGAAATCAAATAACACCAAAAATACCACAAGCCCAAATATGAAATTGAAACCAAGTAGCACAAAAAACACCTCAAACCCAAATCTGAGATtgtaagaaaaagagagaaagaggataAATAAGACTCAACGGGCACCACCACCACTCTGTCCTCCCACCATCACCGCAACCATCACAAGATTAGTACATCCACCATCAAATTGTACAAGATCAAAGCCATTTCAAGCAGATCAAGAGAGTGGGGTTTGAGCGAAACTCAACCTAGGACGGTGGTATTAGGGGGAATTTGTTGACAACGACAATAAGATAGAGGCTAGGGTTAgggatttgagagagagagagagagagaatggatcTACTTCAATCTTCAGCCCTTAAGCATGAAAATGGGTAATACTCAAAatgttttccttttaaatttatGAATGATCGAGTCAGTTTCTACGGAATTCaaattgtgatgccccaatttgattgattgtatgatgtgtgtgggtgtgtgatgagtcccacatcgggtatttactgggttgaactgggctttattaataactacaaggagcctcaattgtgactagtccttttgaggtatagcgcagatgtggctagtgcttttccttgggtcgttacgtATGGTATCAGAGTTGGCCCGGTAACcccgtgtgggctcagagacactaccccacaaagtgggccttAACAAGgatgttagggatttaagtacgggagattgtgatgccccaatttgattgattgtgtgatg
This genomic stretch from Quercus robur chromosome 4, dhQueRobu3.1, whole genome shotgun sequence harbors:
- the LOC126721944 gene encoding calcium-dependent protein kinase 1-like, which gives rise to MFKTIDTDNSGQITYEELKACLKRVGANLKESEILAMMDSADIDNSGTIDYGEFIAATLHLNKIEREDHLFAAFSYFDKDGSGFITADEIQKACEEFGIEDVRLEDLIQEVDQDNDGAIDYNEFVAMMRKGDPGAEPLGMAPPKNF